The genomic window caaacatgatatcaggcctgctagctgtgagatatagcaagctcccaatcatacttctatagagactttgatccacatcaacccctttctcatctttggtaagcttcaagtgtgtaggtgcaggtgtccttttgtgactaccaccttccattccaaatttcttcacaatgtttcttgcatatttttcttgagagataaatatggtgtcttccatttgtttgacctgaagacctaaaaaataagctagctcacctacaagactcatttcaaattcagattgcatttgatgcacaaaatgttccaccatttgtcgcgacattccaccaaacacaatatcatccacatatatctgagctatcattagcttccctttctcttctcttacaaacagggttttatcattaccacccttcttgtatccatggctgacaaggaattcagtcaatctttcataccatgctctaggggcttgtttcaatccatagagtgctttctttagtttgtaaacatggttaggaaagcttggatctacaaacccttttggttgctcaacgtatacctcttcatttagatagccatttaggaatgcactttttacatccatttgatatagcttgaattttaaaatgcatgccacagccaagagtaatcttatggactccaagcgagcaactggagcaaaagtttcatcaaaatctactccttctatctgggtgtatccttgtgctacaagtctggctttatttctagtaatatcaccattttcatcagttttgttcttgtacacccactttgtaccaataacatttataccatctggtctaggtactagatcccatacctcacttcttttgaactgagttagttcatcctgcatagcattgatccagtattcatcagtcaaagcttctttaacattctttggttcaatctttgatatgaaacatgaattggagattgcttcttttgatcttcttgttgcaattccttgatttggatttccaatgacaagttccagaggatgattcttctgtgttctggtagatggtcccttggttggtctaggaacctctgtagtagattcagaatgttgatcaggttcaggttcagtttgatcatcatcaggtgttgggacaggtgttatgacatctgtctcttcagctggatctgcacttgttgtatcactgtcatcaacaacaacattaattgattccatcatagttcttgttctggagttaaaaaccctgtacgctctgctgttggttgagtaacctaaaaatatcccctcatcacttttggggtctAATTTTCTTCTAGGTtttctatctgccaaaatataacattttgacccaaacacatggaaatacttcacagtaggcttcctattctttcataattcatacagtgttgtagcagtaccttttcttaatgttactctattgtgaatgtaacaagctgtattcatggcttcagcccagaacttgtaaggaacatttttggcatgcaacattactcttgcagattcctgtaaggttctattctttctttcaaccacaccattttgttgaggtgtaattggtgaagaaaattcatgaattattccttcagcagcacaaaaatcagcaaatttagagttttcaaactccttaccatggtcacttctgattctcacaataccacagtctttctccttttgaagttgtacacaaagatttttgaattcttcaaaagtctcagatttttccctaatgaaatttacccaagtatacctagagaagtcatcaacaataacaagaacatatttcttacctccaagactctcaacttgtatgggccccatcagatccatatgtagtaactcaagaactctagaggtggacaagtgttgcaacttttggtgcgacactttggtttgcttcccaatctgacattctccacagatattgccttcctgtatctgtaagattggtagtcctctgacagcttcttctgatatgactctcttcatgctcttcaggttaaggtgtcctaatttttgatgccacagcttaacctcttcatttttagccaagagacatgtagatacattaccttcttcaagagggatccacaagtagcagttgtcttttgatctaacacccctcataaggatgtctccttcattattgctgaccagacattcattttttgtaaagttgactttcatgccttgatcacatagttggcttatactgattagattggcagttagtccttttacaaggagaacattttcaagttttggtagaccatggtcaatcagtcttccaatacctttgatttccccctttgctccatctccaaatgtcacaaaacttgtggcataggattttatttcattcaaatacttttcaacaccagtcatgtgtctggaacaaccactatcaaagtaccagtcttcttttgatgaggctctgagtgatgtatgggcaatcaaacttttcccactgctttcagttgtatactccttggtattggttgcatcatctttttgcttccattccatctttgttttagtgatggattgatcagattcttgtggaatttcacttggataaccatacagtttgtagcaataaggccttatgtgcccctttcttccacagtgatgacatctccatgaatgatacctgcttcttggtctaggtataaacctaggtctctgccatctttgctgatgtggtgccacatgtggcaacacttgtctctgctgtctaggagacaggtgtgacgacatcctgtcatgcatttttggagacggttgtttacttatctcaggcatatatttcccttctttgttgtaatccataatcctattaacatttttgtattcatacccaatgcctgttttggatctactaggagcaggcaaagtttccaggatttcatctagatcacttcctttgaatagcctaagaacatgcttctttaaattctcaagatgagagtttaattcagttacctcttcattcagatgggctatctcagtcagttgtttgatcttgtcagcttctaagttgatgatagttgccttctgttcctcaatgatctttaaactatcttcccatttagtactaaattcagagattcttgacaaattagcagctttctcagtttgcaacttagtgattgtctctttttgctcttcagagactctgcagacttctgcactcttcagacacagctttttatatgattcagcaagttcatcaaaggttagttcttcttcacatgattcagtgtcagatgtgcaaacacttgtcaatacatgtatagcttttgcagtatcggcttctccttcagaatcttcatctgaccaagttacagttaaccccttcttttgtttcttcagaaaggttccacattcacttctaatgtgaccaaacccctcacattcatggcattgaacacctttatttggagctgatttctcatctgttacaggttttctgaaattcctgtaagtgttgcgaccagtgtcagctgcacctgtcttagagcgtttgtccattctctttagcaccttattaaattgttttcccaaaagaaccattgcatcagagatgctttgttcagattctgtgtcactcagttgatcttcttcctcagcatttgaaacaaaagcaatacttttgtttttcttatccatcttttcatttgtggctacctcataggtttgtagtgaaccaaccagttcatctagcttcatatctgtgatatcctttgcttcttctatagctgtgactttcatgtcaaacttcttaggtagagacctgagcatttttcttaccagcttttcttcaggtatcttttcacccaaggcatcaaattgattgtcaaaatcaagtatggtcatgtgaaaatcctgaatggtttcatcatcattcattcttagattttcaaacttagttgttaggagttgtagcttagacagcttcactttagaggtaccttcatgaacagtctcaagaattgtccaagcttccttagcacagacacacttttttatgagtctgaatatgtgcttgtcaacaccattatatagcgcatataatgcttttgagtttgcaagagcaagctcatcttcttctttggaccattcttcagcagatttcaactcaagagttggtttaccatctttgtccatcttcacaggtggagtccatcctctcagaattgccttccatgtcttgctatcaatttgttttaagaaggccatcatgcgggacttccaatagtcatagtttgaagcgccaaccaagagaggtggtctggtaacaaaacctccttctttgtccatccttgccagaaacgatttccctggagctcaccctaaaattcagaacagggtgcctgctctgatgccaattgaaattcctggcacacagtggacaggtgttgctcaaggtgtagcaacacttgtctgttgtagacagatgttgtaactggtgcgccaacacttgtctataaacagagcaaataacataaaacaacacaaacagtaaagtaaataacacacgagagttgttaacccagttcagcctaaatcctactctgggggataccaatccaggaatgaagtccactatcagcagtattacttcgaagctaaactcacccgtttacaacttctcacttaatcactacccaatgacccttctacataggaactcctagatatgagaccccgtcccaattcccaccttagcaacacagacagcgctgctattcaattccacgaacacaacaggtggagacacactcctaagaaactaggattcactcttgcttaaaagcttgcgagtaaaccacacaacacaatagaacaatctccgtacttcaaagcttaggagaagttcacacttacaactcaataacactcaggtcctaagcttgcatcaatgagacacaagataggctcacaattaacactctaaaatcctaagacacacgctttgtaagaacacgattttagatgcttgaaaccatatgcttgccttcgtatttatagtagtagaacgacttgggcttcaagacaaaattagggcttctagaattgcggcagctgtgatatatttttgaaaacaatagttatatttttgaaacgcaaaaatatattttccaaaaatataattcctttggaaaataaaactagggtttggctgcctcatgaaacacattaaacacgtgcgccttcctctgtaagaaaccttgaaataattcttcaaacagatcttcaaaagattgagtagaaatttaaacccgctagctggcgcgcacgatacagagtcaggtgttgttccaaagtgtcccaacatttgtcacaacacttggggtcaacacacttgtctcaacacttggctaaaatatgttttttgcaaaatgtagccaatatacaaaaacccaacagtgTCCACtacctgaaaaaataaaaaccagagGAGGAGTGAAGAACAAAGATAAAGGCAAAGCACTAAAGGGTTATGATTGTGTATCGTGATCCATCATACTTTGAACATGTTGAAAGAAAATATGGTGATTCACAAGgtgactaatttatttttttataatatagttattgcttatatttctatttctatattctatttttatatattcaactttttttgtttttacataaaTCTAGGTACATCGAAGAGGTTGTGTACACAACAATCTCAGTCATCTCAGAAGGAACTATCTCAACCCTCTCAGAAGCAACAGTCTCAACCATCTCAGAAACAACTATCTCAGATGTCTAAAAAACTGACATCTCAGAAGTATTTGGGGGCAATTTCCTAATCATATACATCCACATATTGTTGACATTACTGATGTGCTTGAAGATGGAAATTGTGGTTTTAGAGCTGTTGCATCTTTACTTGGTTACACAGAAGAAGGTTGGTCCATCGTCCGTCGGGAGTTAGATGAAGAGCTTAGAAATAATAACAGTTTGTATGAGAAATTATTCAAACAAGGTTTGCAGGTTGTGAGAGATTCGCTGGTAGCAAATAGATGGTTCACCATACCTGCTATGGGTTACTTGGTAGCAAATAGGTATAATGTCGTTTTCGTCACGTTGGGTAAACCTAGTAAGACTTTCTTTCCTATGATGACTTCATATTCCTCTTCAGcaaggtttttttttgtattggttTTGTCGATGGAAATCATTGGGTTCCGGTAAACATGTCAAAGGGGTTTCCGTTGCCCGAAGTTACAGCTGATTGGAAGAAATTTTGTTCACGTGATGCAAGGTCTTGGATGTCAAACTTAAACGGACGGCTACAATATTGGCAACTTCTAAATCCTCCGGTGAAACCTCCTAGTGGTGTTATGTctgttgaataatttttaattttatgtcaattaattaaatattacatatttttaattgtttattttatgtcaaatatTTATATTACTTATGTTTTGTCAAATATCTAAATTTGTTATTATGAACAGTCAATAAAGTGCAATGCCTACTATAGTAACGTtcattgtgtcaaaaaataatgtattgaaGTACAAAAAAACATTTGATTGATAAAGTTCATAATCTAAATAAAGTACACAATCTAGTAAAAATAGTTCAACAAAGTACAcaatctaaaaataaaagtacataaactagtgttaaaaaaaaacattacaatAACACGGACCATCCAGTGCAAAAAACAAACGGGTGCATCTTCTGCTGGTGCATCGTGTACTGGTGCATCTGGTGCAGGTGCATATTGTGGAACTGGTGGTGCTCCATGTGGTCCATCAACAGGGCGACACATTCTAGGATGTGATGCCCTATAGTACCAGGACAAGTAATCAGGTGCAGTCTCATAAGCATATGTCACTGGACGTGTCGACTGAAGGATCCGATCAACGGACGCGTGATAACCAATCCAGTCGCTATCAATAGCAGCATAGGCAGGAGCTAGAGGTGGTGGTGGTATATACTATACATATCCAAACTGCCTAATACACCTCTCGGGCAAGTAAGGAACTACCGTGCACCCACGCAGATAACCACTATACAGAGTAATCAGATCAAAAGGAATGCTACCTGTATGAATCTCAAACGGACGCCATATCACGTCATCAGGGGTCAGTGCATCCAAAATAGGTCGATACTCGGGAAGCTTGGTCTTCCCCTGCTTATACATCCACCGCATACCTCGAGGAAAGCTAGGATCATCACAATTAAGTCCCGACGCAGCCCGCCTACCAAGGGTAGGAAAATACTCGTGAATCCAACCCTGTtacgaaaaagaaaaaaattaaattacgcaacaaagaaaaaacaaaattgttaacaacacaacaaagagaaaaaaattaaattacgcaacaaagataaaaaaaaattacacaacaaagagaaaaaaagtttaattacgCAACATTTAAATTATGTCTTTGTAGTGAGTGTCACATACCTGAAGAAGTGTCGCATACCCTGCAAGGGCCCTTGTAGAAAACATGGATGCATCGTTCAAGTTATCGTATAAACAAACCAATGCAACACTGGCCCAGAAAAATGTATGGCATGTAGACAAATCACTAAACCTAACTAGCCATTTGGCATCCACACGTGTGTAACTCTTGTCATCCAGAATGGTACATCCAACCAACATCAACATCCATGCCCTGGCTGCGCAGTCATATCTCCCGTACAAATTGGCATTCCTCATATAACTCTCATATAGCCACTGTTGTGAAAAATAACCACCCCTCTGCGCTACAGTCTCTCCCAATGCAAACTCATAGTCCTCCCCCTAACAGAAAGATGCAGAAGACATGCCACATCGTCCAGAGTAATAGTCATCTCGCCGAACGACATGTGAAATGACGATGTCTCAAGGTGCCACCTCTCAACAAATGCGGATATAAGCTGCGGATCGGTAAGTTTCAAGCTAGTCCGCTCAAACCAGCACAACCCCGAAATATTCAACCACCCTTGAATAAGGTCAGGATGGTGATCAGGAACCCTGCCAGTTAG from Trifolium pratense cultivar HEN17-A07 linkage group LG1, ARS_RC_1.1, whole genome shotgun sequence includes these protein-coding regions:
- the LOC123912968 gene encoding protein MAIN-LIKE 1-like produces the protein MRNANLYGRYDCAARAWMLMLVGCTILDDKSYTRVDAKWLVRFSDLSTCHTFFWASVALVCLYDNLNDASMFSTRALAGYATLLQGWIHEYFPTLGRRAASGLNCDDPSFPRGMRWMYKQGKTKLPEYRPILDALTPDDVIWRPFEIHTGSIPFDLITLYSGYLRGCTYIPPPPLAPAYAAIDSDWIGYHASVDRILQSTRPVTYAYETAPDYLSWYYRASHPRMCRPVDGPHGAPPVPQYAPAPDAPVHDAPAEDAPIVYFI